Proteins found in one Pyrus communis chromosome 15, drPyrComm1.1, whole genome shotgun sequence genomic segment:
- the LOC137717948 gene encoding rac-like GTP-binding protein ARAC5 — MSASRFIKCVTVGDGAVGKTCMLISYTSNTFPTDYVPTVFDNFSANVVVDGSTVNLALWDTAGQEDYNRLRPLSYRGADVFILAFSLISKASYENVAKKWIPELRHYAPGVPIILVGTKLDLRDDKQFCIDHSGAVPITTDQGEEMKKLIGAPAYIECSSKTQQNVKAVFDVAIKVVLQPPKQKKKRKGQRACFIL, encoded by the exons ATGAGCGCCTCCAGGTTCATAAAGTGCGTGACGGTCGGCGACGGCGCCGTCGGCAAAACCTGCATGCTGATTTCCTACACCAGCAACACCTTTCCCACG GACTATGTACCGACTGTTTTCGACAATTTCAGTGCAAATGTTGTTGTGGATGGGAGTACTGTCAACCTGGCTCTATGGGATACGGCTG GGCAGGAGGATTACAATAGATTAAGACCATTGAGCTATCGAGGGGCGGACGTCTTTATCCTTGCTTTCTCTCTCATAAGCAAGGCCAGCTACGAAAACGTTGCAAAAAAG TGGATTCCCGAACTGCGCCATTATGCACCTGGTGTTCCAATAATTCTGGTTGGAACAAAGCTTG ATCTTCGGGATGATAAACAATTTTGTATAGACCATTCTGGTGCAGTTCCCATTACTACTGATCAG GGAGAGGAAATGAAGAAACTCATTGGAGCGCCTGCATACATTGAGTGTAGCTCGAAAACACAACAG AATGTGAAAGCTGTTTTTGATGTGGCCATTAAGGTGGTGCTTCAGCCACCGaagcaaaagaagaagagaaagggaCAGAGGGCTTGCTTCATATTGTGA
- the LOC137718606 gene encoding uncharacterized protein, giving the protein MAYSQGRNFLFCDLCGSMLNLNSTKFAQCPLCKLKRNVKEISGREISYKVTAEDIRRDLGISIIPEEKVQLQKTDAKACEKCGHNEHTYYSRQMRSADEGATTFYVCTNCQHQFTEN; this is encoded by the exons ATGGCATATTCCCAAGGTCGCAATTTCTTGTTCTGCGACTTGTGTGGGAGTATGctaaatttgaattcaactaAGTTTGCTCAATGCCCTTTGTGCAAGTTGAAGCGAAATGTGAAAG AGATATCCGGAAGAGAAATATCTTACAAAGTCACTGCTGAG GATATTAGAAGAGATCTAGGCATATCAATAATTCCTGAAGAGAAGGTGCAATTGCAAAAG ACAGATGCTAAAGCATGTGAAAAATGCGGCCACAACGAGCATACGTATTACTCCCGACAG ATGAGATCGGCAGATGAAGGGGCAACTACTTTCTATGTGTGCACCAATTGCCAGCACCAGTTTACTGAGAATTGA
- the LOC137716914 gene encoding probable BOI-related E3 ubiquitin-protein ligase 2 produces the protein MAVQAQSLYFSEDWSSTAALLHPVSGLDDIFSGIPSPQPPALHPPQNHFHLRLPVVQNQRQNLNTTGFDFCNQLGASVSPSTFNSFLPTQFSENLGTQLDLQRHELDCIIQLQSEKLKFALQEQRKQQLAALLCNLESRTLNVIRQKEEELGQATKKAMELQDCLRKAEMESDMWQRVAKANETMVTDLNNELEQVRERLVLVSSETDDAESCCENRVAIMEEDQLAEEKRRKLVCKSCQARSSCVLFLPCRHLCSCKFCEGFLGFCPVCDSAKEASMEVFFV, from the exons ATGGCAGTTCAGGCACaaagtttgtatttttctgAAGATTGGTCGTCGACGGCGGCGCTGCTCCACCCTGTTTCCGGCCTCGACGACATATTTTCCGGCATTCCGAGCCCTCAGCCTCCCGCCCTTCATCCTCCTCAAAATCACTTTCACCTCCGTCTTCCGGTGGTACAGAATCAGAGGCAGAATTTAAACACGACGGGCTTTGATTTCTGCAACCAGTTAGGAGCTTCGGTTTCGCCTTCCACTTTCAATAGCTTTCTCCCTACGCAGTTCTCGGAAAACTTAGGGACGCAGCTGGACTTGCAAAGGCACGAGCTCGACTGCATTATTCAATTGCAG AGTGAAAAGCTGAAGTTCGCATTGCAAGAGCAGAGGAAGCAGCAACTAGCAGCTCTGTTGTGCAACTTAGAATCCAGAACGTTGAATGTAATTAGgcagaaagaagaagagttaGGACAGGCGACAAAAAAAGCGATGGAGCTCCAGGACTGCCTGAGAAAAGCAGAGATGGAAAGCGATATGTGGCAGCGGGTGGCGAAAGCGAACGAAACAATGGTGACGGACCTGAACAACGAGCTCGAGCAGGTTAGAGAGCGACTGGTTCTCGTCAGCAGCGAAACCGACGACGCAGAGTCCTGCTGTGAAAACAGAGTAGCAATTATGGAGGAAGATCAATTAGCGGAAGAGAAAAGGAGAAAGTTGGTCTGCAAAAGCTGCCAGGCACGGAGCTCATGCGTGCTTTTCCTGCCGTGCAGGCATCTCTGTTCGTGCAAGTTCTGTGAAGGGTTTCTTGGATTTTGCCCCGTTTGTGATTCCGCCAAGGAGGCAAGCATGGAGGTCTTTTTTGTCTAG
- the LOC137718296 gene encoding uncharacterized protein isoform X2, which yields MRRISGIALLTRAAGSMGGATTATSATQHRLVQAAMLSTCSNSNPLWFTHRLGDRFGLSRPSTAAPCAGGHVCFSTNAAASLAQEPHAHEKFLSKDVELYQYEACPFCNKVRAFLDYYNIPYKVVEVNPISKKEINWSDYKKVPILKVDGEQMVDSSDIIDKLYLRINHENPVLNGEEEMKWRSLYERMVAKYTGAAAMYFVSKKLKKRHNITDERASLYGAAETWVDALNGRQFLGGSNPNLADLAVFGVLRPIRHLKSGKDMVENTRIGEWYARMESAVGESARVKA from the exons ATGAGAAGGATTAGCGGAATCGCTTTGCTCACCAGAGCCGCCGGTTCTATGGGCGGCGCCACCACAGCCACCTCCGCAACTCAGCACCGTCTGGTTCAAGCAGCGATGTTGAGCACGTGCTCGAATTCCAATCCGCTGTGGTTCACACACAGACTCGGCGATCGTTTCGGCCTATCGAGACCCTCCACTGCGGCTCCCTGTGCCGGAGGGCACGTGTGCTTCTCTACAAACGCCGCCGCTTCTCTGGCTCAGGAGCCGCACGCCCATGAAAAGTTCCTCTCTAAAGACGTCGAGCTCTACCAGTACGAAGCTTGCCCTTTCTGCAACAAGGTTAGAG CATTCTTGGATTACTATAACATTCCGTACAAAGTTGTGGAGGTTAACCCCATTAGCAAAAAGGAGATTAATTGGTCCGATTACAAGAAGGTGCCGATCCTGAAAGTCGACGGCGAACAGATGGTTGACTCTTCAG ATATAATTGATAAGCTGTACCTAAGGATCAATCACGAGAACCCCGTGTTAAATggtgaagaagaaatgaagtgGCGCAG TTTGTACGAAAGGATGGTAGCGAAGTATACCGGAGCTGCTGCTATGTATTTTGTGTCAAAGAAACTGAAGAAGAGACACAATATTACTGATGAACGTGCATCCTTGTATGGAGCTGCAGAAACATGGGTTGATGCTCTCAATGGCAGACAATTTCTTG GTGGATCAAATCCTAATTTAGCCGATCTCGCTGTATTTGGTGTTTTGAGGCCCATTCGACACCTTAAATCCGGCAAAGATATGGTGGAGAACACGCGGATTGGTGAATGGTATGCTCGAATGGAAAGTGCAGTGGGAGAGTCTGCTAGAGTCAAGGCCTAA
- the LOC137718296 gene encoding uncharacterized protein isoform X1 encodes MRRISGIALLTRAAGSMGGATTATSATQHRLVQAAMLSTCSNSNPLWFTHRLGDRFGLSRPSTAAPCAGGHVCFSTNAAASLAQEPHAHEKFLSKDVELYQYEACPFCNKVRAFLDYYNIPYKVVEVNPISKKEINWSDYKKVPILKVDGEQMVDSSDIIDKLYLRINHENPVLNGEEEMKWRRWVDNHLVHVLSPNIYRTVSEALESFDYITSHGNFSLYERMVAKYTGAAAMYFVSKKLKKRHNITDERASLYGAAETWVDALNGRQFLGGSNPNLADLAVFGVLRPIRHLKSGKDMVENTRIGEWYARMESAVGESARVKA; translated from the exons ATGAGAAGGATTAGCGGAATCGCTTTGCTCACCAGAGCCGCCGGTTCTATGGGCGGCGCCACCACAGCCACCTCCGCAACTCAGCACCGTCTGGTTCAAGCAGCGATGTTGAGCACGTGCTCGAATTCCAATCCGCTGTGGTTCACACACAGACTCGGCGATCGTTTCGGCCTATCGAGACCCTCCACTGCGGCTCCCTGTGCCGGAGGGCACGTGTGCTTCTCTACAAACGCCGCCGCTTCTCTGGCTCAGGAGCCGCACGCCCATGAAAAGTTCCTCTCTAAAGACGTCGAGCTCTACCAGTACGAAGCTTGCCCTTTCTGCAACAAGGTTAGAG CATTCTTGGATTACTATAACATTCCGTACAAAGTTGTGGAGGTTAACCCCATTAGCAAAAAGGAGATTAATTGGTCCGATTACAAGAAGGTGCCGATCCTGAAAGTCGACGGCGAACAGATGGTTGACTCTTCAG ATATAATTGATAAGCTGTACCTAAGGATCAATCACGAGAACCCCGTGTTAAATggtgaagaagaaatgaagtgGCGCAG GTGGGTGGATAATCACTTGGTGCATGTTTTATCACCAAACATATATAGAACTGTTTCAGAGGCTCTCGAGTCGTTTGACTACATCACCAGTCATG GAAACTTTAGTTTGTACGAAAGGATGGTAGCGAAGTATACCGGAGCTGCTGCTATGTATTTTGTGTCAAAGAAACTGAAGAAGAGACACAATATTACTGATGAACGTGCATCCTTGTATGGAGCTGCAGAAACATGGGTTGATGCTCTCAATGGCAGACAATTTCTTG GTGGATCAAATCCTAATTTAGCCGATCTCGCTGTATTTGGTGTTTTGAGGCCCATTCGACACCTTAAATCCGGCAAAGATATGGTGGAGAACACGCGGATTGGTGAATGGTATGCTCGAATGGAAAGTGCAGTGGGAGAGTCTGCTAGAGTCAAGGCCTAA
- the LOC137717947 gene encoding ABC transporter B family member 13-like, with translation MEEVELSSDKFLDGNSLPKMDKQTNPSKLRSVSLIGLFAAADKADYLLMFLGSVGAFIHGGVLPVFFVVFGRMIDSLGHLAKNPQQQSARVSEYALYLVYLGLVLFASAWIGVAFWTRTGERQTARLRMKYLQSVLNKDINFFDNEARDTNIIFHISSDAILVQDAIGDKTGHALRYLSQFLIGFVIGFTSVWQLTLLTLAVVPFIAIAGGAYTIIMSTLSEKGEAAYAEAGKVAEEVISQIRTVYSFGGEDRAIEAYSTSLNKALKLGKKSGIAKGVGVGFTYGLLFCAWALLLWYAGILVRHHDTNGGKAFTTILNVIFSGFALGQAAPSLAAIAKGRAAAGNIMTMIDSDSNSSKASDNGIVLPKVSGQIDFCDVGFAYSSRPNMVFENLSFSIGAGKTFAVVGPSGSGKSTVISMIQRFYNPVSGKILLDGHELGTLRLKWLREQMGLVSQEPALFATTIAGNILYGKEDADMDQIMEAAKAANAHSFIEGLPDGYNTQAGEGGTQLSGGQKQRIAIARAVLRNPKILLLDEATSALDAESELIVQQALEKIMLHRTTVIVAHRLSTIRDVDTIIVLKNGQVAESGNHSDLMSKKGEYANLVSLQVLEHVKDSGLVSGHSSRESSFRDTTSNYPQEDKATTTKQQKPSDQNSSASVWELVKLNAPEWPYAILGSVGAVLAGMEAPLFALGITHILTAFYGPSGSQIKHDVDRIALIFVGLAALTVPIYLLQHYFYTLMGERLTTRVRLLMFKAILSNEVGWFDLDENNTGALTSTLAANATLVRSALADRLSTIVQNLALTVTAFAIAFTLSWRIAAVVSASLPLLIGASITEQLFLKGFGGDYNLAYSKATSVAREAIANIRTVAAFGCEERISLQFSLELNKPNKQAVLRGHISGFCYGLSQFFAFCSYALGLWYASVLIKDKDSNFGDIIKSFMVLIVTSLSIAETLALTPEIMKGSQVLGPIFSILKRETAIHRNDPRSNVVANVKGDIEFKNVSFWYPARPDITIFDHLNLRVSAGKSLAVVGPSGSGKSTVIALVMRFYDPVSGTVLIDRYDIKSLNLKSLRKRISLVQQEPALFSTTIYENIKYGHEEASEVEVVTAAKAANAHSFISRMPEGYKTQVGEKGVQLSGGQKQRVAIARAILKDPSILLLDEATSALDTESEKLVQEALDKLMEGRTTILVAHRLSTIRDANRIALLQNGRVAEMGSHEQLIGRPGSLYKQLVSLQQQKRQAID, from the exons ATGGAGGAAGTAGAGCTTTCCTCCGACAAGTTTTTGGACGGAAACTCGCTTCCGAAAATGGACAAACAAACGAACCCGAGCAAGCTGCGCAGCGTGTCGCTCATCGGACTTTTCGCTGCTGCTGATAAGGCGGACTATTTGTTAATGTTTTTGGGAAGTGTTGGGGCGTTTATCCATGGTGGTGTGCTTCCTGTgttctttgttgtttttggtcGTATGATCGATTCGTTAGGGCATCTGGCAAAGAATCCGCAGCAACAGTCTGCCCGGGTTTCCGAG TATGCTTTGTACTTGGTATATCTTGGACTCGTTCTCTTCGCATCAGCATGGATTG GTGTAGCATTCTGGACACGAACGGGGGAGAGGCAGACAGCGCGTTTGCGAATGAAATATCTCCAGTCAGTTCTAAACAAGGACATAAATTTTTTCGACAATGAAGCCAGAGACACTAACATTATTTTCCACATTTCAAGTGATGCAATTCTAGTGCAAGATGCAATAGGTGACAAG ACCGGCCATGCATTGCGCTACCTTTCGCAGTTCCTTATTGGATTTGTCATTGGGTTTACATCAGTATGGCAGCTTACGCTTCTGACCTTGGCTGTGGTTCCGTTCATAGCTATTGCAGGGGGAGCTTATACTATAATCATGTCTACCTTATCCGAAAAGGGTGAGGCTGCTTATGCAGAAGCTGGCAAGGTTGCTGAAGAG GTTATTTCGCAGATTCGTACTGTGTACTCCTTCGGGGGAGAGGACAGAGCCATTGAAGCATACTCAACCTCACTGAACAAGGCCCTCAAGCTGGGAAAGAAGAGCGGTATTGCGAAGGGAGTTGGCGTAGGGTTTACATACGGGCTGTTGTTTTGCGCTTGGGCATTGCTTCTGTGGTACGCCGGCATACTTGTAAGGCATCACGACACGAACGGAGGGAAAGCATTCACAACTATCCTCAATGTCATCTTCAGTGGATT TGCTCTAGGCCAAGCTGCTCCAAGCCTTGCTGCAATTGCGAAAGGTAGAGCTGCTGCTGGTAATATCATGACGATGATTGATTCGGATTCCAATTCCTCTAAGGCATCGGACAATGGAATAGTGTTGCCGAAAGTATCTGGGCAGATTGACTTCTGTGACGTTGGTTTCGCCTATTCATCACGACCAAACATGGTGTTTGAGAATTTGAGCTTTTCGATTGGAGCTGGCAAGACATTTGCAGTTGTTGGCCCTAGTGGTTCAGGAAAGAGCACTGTTATATCCATGATTCAGCGATTCTACAACCCCGTTTCAG GTAAAATACTGTTGGATGGACATGAACTCGGAACTCTCCGACTGAAATGGTTACGAGAACAGATGGGATTGGTAAGTCAAGAACCGGCATTGTTTGCGACTACTATAGCCGGCAACATTTTGTACGGTAAAGAAGACGCAGACATGGATCAGATCATGGAAGCCGCTAAAGCTGCAAATGCACATTCTTTCATTGAAGGATTGCCTGATGGCTACAACACTCAGGCAGGAGAAGGAGGAACTCAGCTTTCCGGAGGGCAAAAGCAGCGAATAGCTATTGCAAGAGCAGTGCTGCGAAACCCAAAAATACTACTTTTAGATGAGGCCACAAGCGCTCTTGATGCAGAATCAGAACTTATCGTTCAGCAGGCACTAGAGAAAATCATGTTGCATCGAACTACAGTCATCGTTGCTCATCGGTTGTCCACTATCCGGGATGTGGACACAATCATTGTCTTGAAGAACGGTCAGGTTGCGGAGAGTGGCAACCATTCAGACTTGATGTCCAAGAAAGGGGAGTATGCAAATCTGGTGAGCTTGCAGGTACTGGAACATGTTAAAGATTCTGGCTTAGTATCTGGACATTCTTCGAGAGAATCCAGCTTTCGCGATACCACGAGTAACTATCCGCAGGAGGACAAGGCAACCACAACAAAACAGCAGAAGCCAAGTGATCAAAACAGCTCTGCATCAGTGTGGGAATTAGTGAAACTAAATGCGCCCGAGTGGCCTTATGCGATTCTCGGGTCAGTTGGTGCAGTTCTGGCCGGCATGGAAGCTCCTCTTTTCGCCCTTGGAATAACTCACATCTTGACAGCGTTTTACGGTCCTAGTGGCTCTCAAATCAAACATGATGTTGATAGGATAGCTCTCATATTTGTTGGCTTGGCTGCTCTTACTGTCCCAATATATCTCCTGCAGCACTACTTTTATACATTGATGGGGGAGCGGCTCACAACTCGCGTACGCTTATTAATGTTCAAAG CTATCCTTTCAAACGAAGTTGGTTGGTTTGATTTGGATGAGAATAACACTGGAGCACTGACTTCAACTTTAGCAGCAAACGCAACATTAGTGCGAAGCGCTCTAGCTGACCGTCTATCGACAATCGTGCAGAATCTTGCACTCACGGTGACTGCTTTCGCTATTGCCTTCACCTTAAGTTGGCGTATTGCAGCTGTCGTGAGTGCCTCCCTCCCTCTACTTATCGGAGCTTCCATAACTGAG CAACTGTTTCTGAAGGGATTCGGAGGAGACTACAACCTTGCCTACTCAAAAGCAACATCCGTGGCACGTGAAGCAATTGCCAACATACGTACTGTTGCTGCATTTGGTTGCGAAGAACGGATATCACTCCAGTTTTCCTTGGAACTAAACAAGCCAAACAAGCAAGCAGTTCTAAGAGGCCACATATCAGGTTTCTGCTACGGTTTATCGCAGTTTTTCGCATTCTGTTCTTATGCGCTTGGCCTTTGGTATGCATCAGTACTAATCAAGGATAAAGACTCGAATTTCGGAGACATCATCAAGTCCTTTATGGTCCTAATAGTCACGTCACTGAGTATAGCAGAAACCCTAGCTCTCACGCCAGAAATTATGAAGGGATCGCAAGTGCTCGGCCCAATTTTCAGTATCCTAAAGCGAGAAACGGCCATACATCGTAATGATCCCAGATCAAATGTTGTTGCTAATGTCAAAGGAGATATAGAGTTCAAGAATGTGAGTTTCTGGTACCCTGCAAGGCCGGATATCACCATTTTCGACCATTTGAATTTACGTGTTTCAGCAGGAAAGAGCCTTGCAGTAGTCGGGCCAAGTGGTTCTGGGAAGAGTACAGTGATTGCACTGGTAATGAGATTTTATGACCCTGTTTCTGGTACGGTTCTAATTGATAGATACGATATCAAAAGCTTGAACTTGAAATCGTTGAGGAAGAGAATAAGTCTAGTTCAACAAGAGCCGGCATTGTTCTCCACAACAATTTATGAGAACATAAAGTATGGGCACGAGGAAGCATCGGAAGTAGAGGTAGTGACAGCGGCAAAAGCAGCGAATGCACACAGTTTCATAAGTCGAATGCCTGAAGGGTACAAAACTCAAGTGGGAGAGAAAGGAGTGCAGTTATCGGGAGGGCAGAAACAGAGGGTGGCAATTGCCAGAGCAATACTGAAAGATCCGTCGATTCTTCTTCTGGACGAAGCAACCAGTGCATTGGACACAGAGTCTGAGAAGCTGGTCCAAGAGGCTCTTGATAAGCTAATGGAGGGCCGAACAACAATCTTGGTAGCACACCGGTTGTCAACTATTCGTGATGCTAACCGTATTGCCCTGCTACAAAATGGTAGGGTGGCCGAAATGGGAAGCCACGAGCAGCTGATTGGAAGACCTGGTAGTCTCTACAAACAATTAGTTAGTCTACAGCAACAAAAGAGACAAGCGATTGATTAA
- the LOC137718029 gene encoding protein kinase STUNTED-like: MPGPALGWHGLTVSPLRLSQEARQKSDSFDMFSQREDDESPLSRPGWPLLRIAAASAETMSTTPMREFKSRENMSVVQWVMMDLPSRRFLSVNSQPQEVDENCLTVAPTQLSDELEILVAEISAGCRLFSYAEISSATCHFSAENLIGEGGCSSVYRGCLEGGESVAVKVLKSYKEAWDDFFLETKFVSSIQHKHITSLVGVCVEDGNLILVYDLFPRGSLEGNLYGKKLERNCSDGCILPWEVRFNVAVAVAEALTYLHNNCPQPIIHRDVKSSNILLSDELQPQLSDFGLATWGPTDSGYVISSDVVGTFGYIAPEYFMHGMVSDKIDVYAFGVILLELLSGRKPVDAEASKGQESLVKWARNLLDVMDLKALLDPKLNGDYDVAQMRRMVMAAGLCINQSPRLRPKACQVLKLLTGETDAHECFNLHAVKSRETCCRDEDDDLFPEVGWRSVSAMSDANDGSISRSSSTNTASSAEKPHRYTLKDYLSTPDHYCLSEISFINM, from the exons ATGCCAGGACCAGCTCTTGGATGGCACGGACTAACCGTTAGTCCTCTAAGGCTGAGCCAGGAAGCTCGCCAGAAATCGGATAGCTTCGACATGTTTTCCCAGAGAGAGGATGATGAATCACCGTTGTCGAGGCCGGGTTGGCCGCTCTTGAGGATAGCTGCTGCCTCAGCGGAAACTATGAGTACTACTCCTATGAGAGAATTTAAATCCAGAGAAAATATGTCCGTGGTACAGTGGGTGATGATGGACCTGCCTAGCCGTCGATTTCTTTCGGTAAATTCACAGCCGCAGGAAGTTGATGAAAATTGCTTGACAGTAGCACCAACACAGCTTTCCGATGAATTGGAGATTCTTGTTGCAGAAATCTCAGCAGGTTGCAGGCTTTTCAGCTACGCAGAAATCAGTAGCGCAACTTGTCACTTCTCCGCAG AAAATCTTATCGGCGAGGGAGGGTGTAGCAGCGTATACAGAGGATGTCTCGAAGGAGGTGAATCGGTGGCGGTCAAGGTTCTGAAATCGTACAAGGAAGCTTGGGATGACTTTTTCTTGGAAACCAAGTTTGTGTCTTCAATTCAGCACAAACACATCACTTCTCTAGTTGGTGTATGTGTGGAAGATGGCAACCTTATTTTGGTCTATGACCTCTTTCCCAGAGGGAGCTTGGAAGGAAACTTGTACGGTAAGAAATTAGAACGAA ATTGCAGTGATGGATGTATACTCCCATGGGAAGTGAGATTCAATGTGGCTGTTGCAGTTGCAGAGGCTCTAACTTACCTGCACAATAACTGCCCTCAGCCGATCATTCATCGCGATGTTAAATCCTCAAACATTCTTCTCTCTGATGAGCTTCAGCCGCAG TTATCTGATTTCGGGCTTGCTACATGGGGACCGACCGATTCTGGTTACGTGATAAGTAGTGATGTGGTGGGGACTTTTGGGTACATTGCTCCGGAATATTTCATGCATGGGATGGTGAGTGACAAGATCGATGTTTATGCCTTTGGTGTGATTCTCCTCGAACTCTTATCCGGTCGAAAGCCGGTCGATGCCGAGGCTTCGAAAGGACAAGAGAGTTTGGTCAAATGG GCAAGAAATTTGTTAGACGTTATGGATCTTAAAGCATTGCTGGATCCAAAGTTAAATGGGGACTACGATGTTGCCCAAATGCGCAGAATGGTAATGGCAGCAGGGCTTTGCATAAACCAGTCACCTCGTCTTCGACCGAAAGCGTGCCAGGTACTGAAGCTACTAACGGGAGAGACGGACGCACATGAGTGCTTTAATCTTCATGCTGTCAAGTCGAGAGAGACGTGTTGTCGAGATGAAGACGACGACCTATTCCCGGAAGTCGGGTGGCGTTCAGTTTCTGCAATGTCCGATGCAAATGATGGTAGCATCAGCAGATCAAGTTCAACGAACACAGCATCTAGTGCAGAGAAACCACACCGGTACACGTTAAAGGACTACTTGTCTACACCTGACCATTATTGTTTAAGTGAAATTTCTTTCATAAACATgtaa
- the LOC137716859 gene encoding uncharacterized protein, producing MEMMRRSSENLAPINYNIHGGLLQAPPPCLSVFNHHRYQHLQQAQRQQHQHPPLLPLPVPNRPPFHHQSLPSLPLRTRGASHPPATRKTNNMITRSQSLTPKKPKSSKPSKKEEANKHDFKAITECSVIASTSPLGPDPNDLPKDVTRVLSSSIGKSLGGRRGRGVDKEKFSGYIFTLSPPPSSLPLPRFSLQPRLGCNAEAAAGVDAGATDNLCRLLRLR from the coding sequence ATGGAAATGATGAGAAGAAGCTCTGAAAATCTTGCTCCCATAAATTACAACATCCATGGAGGTCTCCTCCAAGCTCCTCCACCTTGTCTTTCTGTGTTCAACCACCACCGCTACCAACATCTTCAACAAGCGCAAAGGCAGCAGCACCAACACCCACCTCTCCTTCCTCTACCGGTTCCCAACAGACCACCTTTCCACCACCAGTCTCTGCCGTCTCTTCCGTTGCGTACTCGCGGCGCCTCCCATCCTCCCGCCACCAGGAAGACCAACAACATGATCACCAGAAGCCAATCTCTCACGCCGAAAAAGCCGAAATCGTCTAAGCCCTCCAAGAAAGAAGAAGCTAATAAGCATGACTTCAAAGCGATAACCGAGTGTTCGGTCATCGCTTCCACCAGCCCTTTAGGGCCCGATCCGAATGATCTTCCCAAAGATGTTACTAGGGTTTTATCATCATCCATTGGTAAGAGTCTCGGTGGCCGCCGCGGTCGTGGTGTGGATAAGGAGAAGTTTTCAGGTTACATTTTCACTCTCTCGCCGCCTCCGAGTAGCTTGCCTCTGCCGAGGTTTTCTCTGCAGCCAAGGCTTGGTTGCAACGCTGAAGCTGCAGCAGGGGTTGACGCTGGAGCAACCGACAACCTCTGCCGTCTTCTACGTCTCCGGTGA